The following proteins are co-located in the Corynebacterium aquilae DSM 44791 genome:
- a CDS encoding MFS transporter, with the protein MEESAVDAVRHVDKEQRRVAAATIVGTAIEWYDYFVYAIAAGLVFKTVMFSNLSPGLATIVGFLTVGLSFLFRPLGAFLAGHFGDKIGRRKVLMVTLIMMGSATALIGVLPTYDTIGLWAPALLILLRIIQGISAGGEWGGAVLMAVEHAPVARRGLFGASPQIGVPLGLLMASGILQLMNSIAPGDAFLAWGWRIPFLLSVVLIIVGFFIRHGVEESPVFAEMEQRAETASAPVKDLFSNHFLLVIVAALIFAGNNAVGYMTTGGYIQNYATDPNGPVGLERGDVLGAVTISAVSWLIFTLFAGWVSDYIGRRTTYLIGFILQAIGAITLFPLVNTADPTKLLIALVFLTLGLGLTYGPQAALYAELFPASIRFSGVSISYAIGAILGGAFSPMIAAAIVERTGATTNVTYYLVAMSLIGFIAVFVLKDRSGIPLGPDHEQQQAKSPLRVGAK; encoded by the coding sequence ATGGAAGAGTCAGCCGTCGACGCTGTCCGCCACGTCGACAAGGAGCAGCGTCGCGTCGCCGCCGCCACGATTGTCGGCACCGCCATCGAGTGGTACGACTACTTCGTCTACGCCATCGCCGCCGGCCTGGTCTTTAAGACCGTGATGTTTTCCAACCTCAGCCCCGGCCTGGCCACCATCGTCGGCTTCCTCACCGTCGGCCTGTCCTTCCTCTTCCGCCCCTTAGGTGCCTTCCTCGCCGGCCACTTCGGCGACAAAATCGGCCGCCGCAAGGTCCTCATGGTCACCCTGATCATGATGGGCTCAGCCACCGCACTGATCGGTGTGCTGCCCACCTACGACACCATCGGCCTGTGGGCGCCCGCCCTGCTGATCCTGCTGCGCATCATCCAGGGCATCTCCGCCGGCGGCGAATGGGGCGGCGCGGTCCTCATGGCCGTCGAACACGCACCGGTCGCCCGCCGCGGCCTGTTCGGCGCCAGCCCCCAGATCGGCGTGCCGCTCGGCCTGCTCATGGCCTCCGGCATCCTGCAGCTGATGAACTCCATCGCCCCCGGCGACGCCTTCCTCGCCTGGGGCTGGCGCATCCCCTTCCTGCTGTCCGTCGTGCTCATCATCGTCGGCTTCTTCATCCGCCACGGCGTGGAAGAATCCCCCGTGTTCGCTGAAATGGAACAGCGCGCCGAAACCGCCTCCGCGCCGGTCAAAGACCTGTTCTCCAACCACTTCCTGCTGGTCATCGTCGCCGCCCTGATCTTTGCCGGCAACAACGCCGTCGGCTACATGACCACCGGCGGCTACATCCAGAACTACGCCACCGACCCCAACGGGCCGGTCGGACTGGAGCGCGGTGATGTGCTCGGCGCGGTCACCATCTCCGCGGTCAGCTGGCTCATCTTCACCCTGTTTGCGGGCTGGGTGTCCGACTACATCGGCCGCCGCACCACCTACCTCATCGGCTTCATCCTCCAAGCCATCGGTGCCATCACCCTGTTCCCCCTGGTCAACACCGCCGACCCCACCAAGCTGCTCATCGCGCTGGTGTTCCTCACCCTCGGCCTCGGCCTCACCTACGGACCCCAGGCAGCCCTGTACGCCGAACTCTTCCCCGCCAGCATCCGCTTCTCCGGTGTTTCCATCTCCTACGCCATCGGCGCCATTCTCGGTGGTGCATTCTCCCCGATGATCGCCGCCGCCATCGTCGAACGCACCGGCGCAACCACCAACGTCACCTACTACCTGGTCGCCATGTCTCTCATCGGCTTTATCGCAGTGTTCGTCCTCAAAGACCGCTCCGGTATCCCGCTCGGCCCCGACCACGAGCAACAGCAGGCGAAAAGCCCGCTGCGCGTCGGCGCGAAATAA
- a CDS encoding HpcH/HpaI aldolase family protein, with amino-acid sequence MQLPLTFADKLEQASDPQVGLWVCSGSSVCAELIAGAQPNWVLVDGEHSPIGLETIVGLLHTIAAYDATPVVRVPVLDTALIKQYLDLGAQNIMVPMVHTPQMAADAVAAMHYPPKGVRGVGSALARSSRWNRVPNYLGTASDTVSLTVQIESAQAVANAAAIAGTDGVDALFIGPADLAADMGLIGQQDHPKVIQAVKDTIAAAKAQGKKVGVNAFAPAQQAEYLAAGVDFIAVGADVQLLAKASGTLVKDTADIIAAHKG; translated from the coding sequence ATGCAGCTTCCACTGACGTTTGCCGACAAGCTCGAGCAGGCATCTGACCCGCAGGTGGGCCTGTGGGTGTGTTCCGGCTCGAGTGTGTGCGCTGAGTTGATTGCTGGCGCGCAGCCGAACTGGGTACTGGTCGACGGGGAGCACTCCCCCATCGGTTTGGAGACCATCGTTGGTTTGCTGCACACCATTGCCGCTTATGATGCAACCCCCGTGGTGCGAGTTCCGGTGCTGGATACGGCGCTGATTAAGCAGTATTTGGACTTGGGCGCGCAGAACATCATGGTGCCGATGGTGCATACCCCGCAGATGGCGGCTGATGCTGTGGCCGCCATGCACTATCCGCCGAAAGGCGTGCGCGGTGTGGGCAGCGCGCTGGCGCGGTCTTCTCGCTGGAATCGGGTACCGAACTACCTGGGCACCGCCAGCGACACCGTGAGCCTGACGGTGCAGATTGAATCGGCGCAGGCGGTAGCCAATGCTGCGGCGATCGCGGGAACCGATGGGGTGGACGCACTGTTTATCGGGCCTGCGGATCTGGCGGCCGACATGGGGTTGATCGGCCAGCAGGATCACCCCAAGGTGATCCAGGCGGTTAAGGACACCATCGCGGCGGCGAAGGCCCAGGGCAAGAAGGTCGGCGTGAATGCTTTCGCGCCGGCGCAGCAGGCTGAGTACCTGGCTGCCGGTGTTGATTTCATCGCGGTCGGCGCGGATGTGCAGCTGCTGGCTAAGGCATCCGGCACCCTCGTAAAAGACACCGCGGACATCATTGCCGCGCACAAGGGGTAG
- a CDS encoding DUF4862 family protein — translation MSCDRRELPFVVGAYASQPQDPQGQATYFDLLADTGWVQGLEVPFPGQLRDEDSRDFLGGLMSGRFNRSVLTPIPGTMVSMWEDPSFGLASPDEKGRARAVEFLREVHHVLQQMHARYGHLFDYVALHSAPKNTCTPEAFAASIEEISGWDWGATQLVIEHCDEKTSTTDAEGLSPDGVVRTHEPEKGFLLLEDEIALARQFGLRVSLNWGRSAVGSRGAVVPNQHIAQAADAGVLAGVLFSGASPEETAYGPEWIDGHLPAATDEPASLMTEALIDEGAKLAVGACYLGAKCCVPKDATLEERVEMLSHIHRAAIAKPGR, via the coding sequence ATGTCGTGTGACCGCCGGGAACTTCCCTTCGTCGTTGGTGCTTATGCATCGCAACCCCAAGACCCTCAAGGCCAGGCCACCTATTTTGATCTGCTTGCTGACACCGGGTGGGTGCAGGGCTTAGAGGTCCCGTTCCCCGGGCAGCTCCGCGATGAGGATTCGCGTGATTTTCTCGGTGGGCTCATGTCGGGGCGGTTTAACCGCAGTGTGCTCACGCCGATTCCGGGCACCATGGTGAGCATGTGGGAGGATCCGAGTTTCGGTCTGGCTAGTCCGGATGAGAAGGGGCGGGCGCGGGCGGTGGAATTCCTCCGGGAGGTGCACCACGTTCTGCAGCAGATGCACGCCCGCTATGGGCACCTGTTCGACTATGTTGCGTTGCATTCGGCGCCGAAAAATACCTGTACGCCCGAAGCTTTTGCGGCTTCCATTGAGGAAATCTCTGGCTGGGATTGGGGTGCGACGCAGTTGGTGATTGAGCACTGCGACGAAAAAACATCCACGACTGATGCTGAAGGACTAAGCCCCGATGGGGTGGTGCGCACGCATGAGCCGGAAAAAGGCTTCCTGCTGTTGGAGGATGAGATCGCGCTTGCTCGGCAGTTCGGCCTGAGGGTGTCGTTGAACTGGGGGCGCAGTGCAGTTGGCAGCCGGGGCGCTGTGGTGCCTAACCAGCACATCGCACAGGCGGCTGATGCCGGGGTGCTCGCCGGCGTGCTGTTTAGCGGGGCTTCTCCAGAGGAAACCGCTTACGGCCCGGAGTGGATTGATGGGCATCTGCCGGCGGCCACCGACGAGCCGGCCTCGTTGATGACCGAAGCCCTCATCGATGAAGGGGCGAAGCTGGCGGTGGGGGCCTGCTACCTGGGCGCAAAGTGCTGTGTGCCGAAGGACGCCACACTTGAAGAACGCGTCGAGATGCTATCCCACATTCACCGTGCGGCGATCGCTAAGCCAGGTCGATAG
- the hpaD gene encoding 3,4-dihydroxyphenylacetate 2,3-dioxygenase, producing the protein MTTNTPDKICPPDVLRCAYMELVVTDLEASRKFYVDVLDLVVTYEDENTIYLRSMEEFIHHNLVLRKGDTAAVGIFSFRVRSPEDLDKAQAFYEARGCRVERNKDGFVKGIGDSVRVQDPLGFPYEFFHNVEHVERLCWAYDKYTPGALVRLDHFNQVTPDVPTAVEYMEDLGFRITEDIRDDEGTVYAAWMRRKPTVHDTAMTGGDGPRMHHIAFATHEKHNILAICDKLGALRLSDHIERGPGRHGVSNAFYLYLRDPDGHRVEIYTQDYYTGDPDNPVVTWDVHDNQRRDWWGTPVVPSWYTDASRVLDLDGNLVPLVSRTDASELEATIGADGFSYTRKDDSEPMPEWKQGEFKLGHQL; encoded by the coding sequence ATGACCACCAACACCCCCGACAAGATCTGCCCGCCAGACGTTTTGCGCTGCGCCTACATGGAGCTCGTCGTCACCGACCTGGAAGCCTCCCGCAAGTTCTACGTCGACGTCCTCGACCTGGTGGTGACCTACGAGGACGAAAACACCATCTACCTGCGCTCCATGGAGGAGTTCATCCACCACAACCTGGTGCTGCGCAAGGGCGATACCGCCGCCGTCGGTATCTTCTCCTTCCGCGTCCGCAGCCCCGAAGACCTCGACAAGGCGCAGGCTTTCTACGAGGCACGCGGCTGCCGCGTGGAACGCAACAAGGACGGCTTCGTCAAGGGCATCGGCGACTCGGTGCGCGTGCAGGATCCGCTGGGCTTCCCCTACGAGTTCTTCCACAACGTCGAGCACGTCGAGCGCCTGTGCTGGGCCTACGACAAGTACACCCCCGGCGCGCTGGTGCGCCTGGACCACTTCAACCAGGTCACCCCGGACGTTCCGACCGCGGTGGAGTACATGGAGGATCTGGGTTTCCGCATCACCGAGGACATTCGCGACGATGAGGGCACGGTGTATGCGGCGTGGATGCGCCGCAAGCCGACTGTGCATGACACCGCGATGACCGGTGGTGATGGCCCGCGGATGCACCACATTGCGTTCGCTACCCACGAGAAGCACAACATTTTGGCGATCTGCGACAAGTTGGGTGCGCTGCGCTTGAGCGACCACATTGAGCGCGGCCCGGGCCGCCATGGCGTGTCGAATGCGTTCTACCTGTACTTGCGTGATCCGGATGGTCACCGCGTGGAGATTTACACCCAGGATTACTACACCGGCGATCCGGATAACCCGGTGGTGACCTGGGATGTGCACGATAATCAGCGCCGCGACTGGTGGGGCACCCCGGTGGTGCCGAGCTGGTACACGGATGCGTCCCGGGTGCTGGATTTGGACGGCAACTTGGTGCCGTTGGTCAGCCGCACCGATGCCTCCGAGTTGGAGGCCACCATCGGTGCCGATGGTTTCTCCTACACCCGTAAGGACGATTCTGAGCCGATGCCGGAGTGGAAGCAGGGCGAGTTCAAGCTGGGCCACCAGCTCTAG
- a CDS encoding FAD-dependent monooxygenase, with amino-acid sequence MEFHHHGYVSEDPRTLPVAGTGIDRPERLPDEVDVLIVGSGPAGMIAAAQLSMYPNVTTRIIERRPHRLILGQADGIQARSVETFQAFGFADEITGEAYQITEMAFWKPAADGSDAIERTTRTIDDPEGISEFPHLIVNQARVLDYYANYMAKSPTRMKPDYGYEFLDLDIKDTGADADPDYPVHVTVRCVCDDNCGDTNGTERIIRAKYVIGCDGARSQVRKSIGRTLKGDASNHAWGVMDVVATTDFPDIRLKCAIQSRSGGNILLIPREGGHLFRMYVDLGIVEEHNKGTIRDTSIEEIIAKAQAIMKPYTLDVKNVAWHSVYEVGHRLTDKFDNCHTDTDVPRVFITGDACHTHSAKAGQGMNVSMQDGWNIGWKLGQALSGYGGDELLRTYCDERQVVAQDLINFDKEWSTLMATPPEEFEDPSFLEDFYVKTAEFPAGFMTCYQPSLITADDRNQHLAAGYPIGKRFRSYPVTRTCDATVHELGHLHQADGRWRIYVFADGATPADSTKTADWAQWWMSDANSPQVRYTPADGDTNALFDTKVIYQGDHTQVEHPDVPNAFKPVVGPFGLTDYNQSFVARSTHRQLGERDFFDARNIDRQGAIVVVRPDQYVAGVFSLDDTQGIAEFLNPIFASN; translated from the coding sequence ATGGAATTCCACCACCACGGCTACGTCTCCGAAGACCCCCGCACCCTCCCCGTCGCTGGCACCGGCATCGACCGCCCAGAACGACTCCCCGACGAAGTCGACGTCCTCATCGTCGGCTCCGGGCCCGCCGGCATGATCGCCGCCGCCCAGCTGTCGATGTACCCCAACGTGACCACCCGCATCATCGAACGCCGCCCCCACCGCCTCATCCTCGGCCAAGCCGACGGCATCCAAGCCCGCAGCGTCGAAACCTTCCAAGCCTTCGGCTTCGCCGACGAAATCACCGGCGAGGCCTACCAGATCACCGAAATGGCCTTCTGGAAGCCCGCCGCCGACGGCAGCGACGCCATCGAACGCACCACCCGCACCATCGACGATCCCGAAGGAATCTCCGAATTCCCGCATCTGATCGTCAACCAAGCGCGCGTGCTCGACTACTACGCCAACTACATGGCGAAAAGCCCCACCCGCATGAAACCGGACTACGGCTACGAATTCCTCGACCTCGACATCAAAGACACCGGCGCCGACGCAGACCCCGACTACCCCGTCCACGTCACCGTCCGCTGCGTCTGCGACGACAACTGCGGCGACACCAACGGCACCGAGCGCATCATCCGCGCCAAATACGTCATCGGCTGCGACGGCGCGCGCTCCCAAGTGCGCAAATCCATCGGCCGCACCCTCAAAGGCGACGCCTCCAACCACGCCTGGGGCGTGATGGACGTCGTCGCCACCACCGATTTTCCGGACATCCGCCTCAAATGCGCCATCCAATCCCGCAGCGGCGGCAATATCCTGCTCATCCCCCGCGAAGGCGGCCACCTGTTCCGCATGTACGTCGACCTCGGCATCGTCGAAGAACACAACAAGGGCACCATCCGCGACACCAGCATCGAAGAAATCATCGCCAAAGCCCAGGCCATCATGAAGCCCTACACCCTCGACGTTAAAAACGTCGCCTGGCACAGCGTCTACGAAGTCGGCCACCGCCTGACCGACAAATTCGACAACTGCCACACCGACACCGACGTCCCGCGCGTATTCATCACTGGCGACGCCTGCCACACCCACTCCGCCAAAGCCGGCCAAGGCATGAACGTGTCCATGCAAGACGGCTGGAACATCGGCTGGAAACTCGGCCAAGCACTATCCGGCTACGGCGGCGACGAACTGCTACGCACCTACTGCGACGAACGTCAAGTAGTCGCCCAAGACCTGATCAACTTCGACAAAGAATGGTCCACCCTCATGGCCACCCCGCCGGAGGAATTCGAAGACCCCAGCTTCCTGGAAGACTTCTACGTCAAAACCGCAGAATTCCCCGCCGGCTTCATGACCTGCTACCAGCCCTCGCTGATCACCGCCGACGACCGCAACCAGCACCTAGCCGCCGGCTACCCCATCGGCAAACGCTTCCGCAGCTACCCCGTCACCCGCACCTGCGACGCCACCGTCCACGAACTCGGCCACCTCCACCAAGCCGATGGCCGCTGGCGCATCTACGTCTTCGCCGACGGTGCAACCCCCGCCGACTCCACCAAAACCGCCGACTGGGCGCAATGGTGGATGAGCGACGCAAACAGCCCGCAGGTGCGCTACACCCCGGCAGACGGCGACACCAACGCCCTGTTCGACACCAAGGTCATCTACCAGGGTGATCACACCCAAGTCGAACACCCCGACGTGCCCAACGCCTTCAAACCAGTCGTCGGCCCCTTCGGCCTGACCGACTACAACCAGTCCTTCGTTGCCCGCAGCACCCACCGCCAACTCGGCGAACGCGACTTCTTCGACGCCCGCAACATCGACCGCCAAGGCGCCATCGTCGTTGTCCGCCCCGACCAATACGTCGCCGGAGTGTTCAGCCTCGACGACACCCAGGGGATCGCCGAATTCCTCAACCCCATCTTCGCCAGCAACTAA
- a CDS encoding fumarylacetoacetate hydrolase family protein, whose translation MSEITKTPVTPGKIIAVHVAYNSRAAQRGRWPKKPSYFQKATSSAAASGADVVRPAGCELLAFEGEIALVIGKEAKNVPAETAWEYVGAITASNDWGIYDYRAQDKGSNTRSKSRDGYTPIGPELIDAASIDPKAIRIRTWVNGNIAQEAITDDEEMIFPLSQFVADLSQHMTLHPGDVILTGTPAGSTVAQPGDIVEVEVDCPTINGTPSSGRLVSKVVEGPGDFDDTVGMLPQIDDKQKEDAYGTREAAGLDPVDDLGTMDESLRELLMRTPTAGLSAQLRNRGLNQTSIEGVYPQTPGTKMVGVAATLRFLPGREDLFTTYGGGYNAQKRAFDALRPGQVLVIEARGEQGSGTLGDVLALRAQHLGAAGIVTDGGIRDYTPVAEVGLPVFGHAKHPAVLGRKHIPYDSGQPIGCGNATVFPGDIIVGDDDGVIVIPRALAWEVAIDAAKKEIQDEWVAERVAEGHKVDGLFPPVGQWKQAYADYLAANPHLEEAIPAPPNSP comes from the coding sequence TTGAGCGAGATCACAAAAACCCCGGTCACGCCGGGAAAAATAATTGCCGTCCACGTCGCCTATAACTCCCGCGCAGCACAGCGCGGACGCTGGCCGAAAAAGCCTTCCTACTTCCAAAAGGCCACCAGCTCCGCCGCCGCCAGCGGCGCAGACGTCGTCCGCCCCGCCGGCTGTGAACTGCTCGCCTTCGAAGGCGAAATCGCACTAGTCATCGGCAAGGAAGCCAAAAACGTCCCCGCCGAGACGGCCTGGGAGTACGTCGGCGCAATCACCGCCTCCAACGACTGGGGCATCTACGACTACCGCGCCCAGGACAAAGGCTCGAACACCCGCTCCAAGAGCCGCGACGGCTACACCCCGATCGGCCCGGAGCTCATCGATGCCGCCAGCATCGACCCGAAAGCCATCCGCATCCGCACCTGGGTCAACGGCAACATCGCACAGGAAGCCATCACCGATGACGAGGAAATGATCTTCCCCTTGTCCCAATTCGTGGCCGACCTGTCGCAGCACATGACGCTGCACCCGGGCGATGTCATCCTCACCGGCACCCCCGCCGGATCCACCGTCGCCCAGCCCGGCGACATCGTCGAGGTCGAAGTCGACTGCCCCACCATCAACGGCACCCCCAGCTCCGGGCGGTTGGTCTCCAAGGTGGTCGAAGGCCCCGGCGACTTCGACGACACAGTCGGCATGCTGCCCCAAATCGACGACAAACAAAAAGAAGACGCCTACGGCACCCGCGAGGCCGCCGGCCTAGATCCCGTCGACGACCTAGGCACCATGGATGAGAGCCTGCGTGAGCTGCTCATGCGCACCCCGACCGCCGGACTGTCCGCGCAGCTGCGCAACCGGGGGCTGAACCAAACCAGCATCGAAGGCGTCTACCCCCAAACCCCCGGCACCAAAATGGTGGGCGTGGCCGCCACCTTGCGTTTCCTCCCCGGCCGCGAAGACCTCTTCACAACCTACGGCGGCGGCTACAACGCCCAAAAACGCGCCTTCGACGCGCTGCGCCCCGGCCAAGTACTGGTCATCGAAGCCCGCGGCGAACAAGGCTCCGGCACCCTCGGCGACGTGCTCGCCCTGCGCGCCCAACACCTCGGGGCCGCAGGCATCGTCACCGACGGCGGCATCCGCGACTACACCCCCGTCGCCGAGGTTGGACTGCCGGTGTTCGGCCACGCCAAACACCCCGCCGTGCTGGGACGCAAACACATCCCCTACGATTCTGGCCAACCCATCGGATGTGGCAACGCCACCGTCTTCCCCGGCGACATTATCGTCGGTGACGACGACGGCGTCATCGTCATCCCCCGCGCCCTAGCGTGGGAGGTCGCCATCGACGCCGCCAAGAAAGAAATCCAGGACGAATGGGTCGCCGAGCGCGTCGCCGAAGGCCACAAAGTCGACGGGCTTTTCCCGCCCGTCGGACAGTGGAAGCAGGCCTACGCCGACTACCTCGCCGCCAACCCCCACCTGGAAGAAGCCATCCCGGCGCCGCCGAACTCACCCTAG
- the hpaH gene encoding 2-oxo-hept-4-ene-1,7-dioate hydratase, protein MLSRDTIVGIADELAQAEKDRSMVPLLTARYPEMTVEDSYAVQNEWRARGEKAGRRLVGRKIGLTSKVMQVATGITEPDYGAIFSDMVYESGAQIEHEQFTGVRIEVELAFVLKQDLVGPHVTMFDVLRATEYVVPALEILSSRIEMEGRTIVDTIADNAAMGAMVVGGRPVAPDAVDLRWVGACLYRNEIIEESGVSAAILGHPATGVAWLANKLAAHDDHLRAGDIILAGSFTRPMWVYPGDSVYADFGELGTISCSFH, encoded by the coding sequence ATGCTTTCTCGCGACACGATTGTTGGTATTGCTGACGAGTTAGCCCAAGCGGAAAAAGACCGCTCGATGGTGCCGTTGTTGACGGCTCGTTACCCGGAGATGACGGTGGAGGATTCCTACGCCGTGCAAAACGAGTGGCGGGCTCGTGGCGAGAAAGCCGGCCGCCGTTTGGTGGGCCGCAAGATCGGTTTGACCAGTAAGGTCATGCAGGTCGCTACCGGTATTACGGAGCCGGATTATGGGGCGATTTTCTCCGACATGGTCTACGAGTCCGGCGCCCAGATTGAGCATGAGCAGTTCACCGGTGTGCGCATTGAGGTGGAGTTGGCGTTTGTGCTCAAACAGGATCTGGTTGGCCCGCATGTGACCATGTTCGACGTGTTGCGTGCCACCGAGTATGTGGTGCCGGCGTTGGAGATTTTGTCTTCCCGCATCGAGATGGAGGGCCGCACCATTGTGGACACCATCGCTGATAATGCGGCGATGGGCGCGATGGTGGTTGGTGGCCGCCCGGTGGCCCCGGATGCGGTGGATTTGCGCTGGGTGGGGGCGTGTTTGTACCGCAACGAGATCATTGAGGAGTCCGGGGTGTCGGCGGCTATTTTGGGCCACCCGGCCACGGGTGTGGCGTGGTTGGCGAACAAGCTGGCCGCCCACGATGATCATTTGCGTGCCGGCGACATCATTTTGGCGGGCTCTTTTACCCGCCCGATGTGGGTGTATCCGGGCGATAGTGTGTACGCCGATTTTGGTGAGTTAGGAACGATTTCATGCAGCTTCCACTGA
- the hpaE gene encoding 5-carboxymethyl-2-hydroxymuconate semialdehyde dehydrogenase, with protein sequence MTTLPTGMPEKIQHYIGGKFVDSIDGDTFDVINPVDNTAYITAASGKKEDIDAAVTAAHKAFTQGPWPTMLPRERARILNKIADIVESRDKVLAEMESFDSGLPITQALGQARRAAENFRFFADLIVAQTDDAFKVPGRQVNYVNRKPIGVAGLITPWNTPFMLESWKLAPAIATGNCVVLKPAEFTPLSASLWAGIFEEAGLPEGVFNLVNGFGETAGDALVKHPDVPLISFTGESKTGQIIFGNAAPYLKGLSMELGGKSPAIVFADADLDEAINATIFGVFSLNGERCTAGSRILVQRDIYDEFVERYAAQAKRVKVGLPSDPSTEVGALVHPEHYDKVMSYVEIGKSEGRLVAGGGRPEGFPEGNFVEPTVFADVSPDARIFQEEIFGPVVAITPFDTDEQALELANNTRYGLAAYVWTSDLKRAHNFAQNIDAGMVWLNSNNVRDLRTPFGGVKASGLGHEGGYRSIDFYTDQQAVHITLGEVHNPVFGKQ encoded by the coding sequence ATGACCACCTTGCCCACCGGAATGCCCGAGAAAATCCAGCACTACATCGGCGGCAAATTCGTCGACTCCATCGACGGCGACACCTTCGACGTCATCAACCCCGTCGACAACACCGCCTACATCACCGCAGCCTCCGGCAAAAAAGAAGACATCGACGCCGCCGTCACCGCCGCCCACAAAGCCTTCACCCAAGGCCCCTGGCCGACCATGCTGCCCCGCGAACGCGCCCGCATCCTCAACAAAATCGCCGACATCGTCGAATCCCGCGACAAAGTGCTCGCCGAAATGGAATCCTTCGACTCCGGCCTGCCCATCACCCAAGCCCTCGGCCAGGCGCGCCGCGCCGCCGAAAACTTCCGCTTCTTCGCCGACCTCATCGTCGCCCAAACCGACGACGCTTTTAAGGTGCCCGGCCGCCAGGTCAACTACGTCAACCGCAAACCCATCGGCGTGGCCGGCCTGATCACCCCGTGGAACACCCCCTTCATGCTGGAAAGCTGGAAACTCGCCCCGGCGATCGCCACCGGCAACTGCGTGGTCCTCAAGCCCGCCGAATTCACCCCCCTGTCCGCCTCCCTGTGGGCCGGCATTTTCGAAGAAGCAGGCCTGCCCGAAGGCGTCTTCAACCTGGTCAACGGCTTCGGTGAAACCGCCGGCGACGCCCTGGTCAAACACCCCGATGTACCGCTGATTTCCTTCACCGGCGAATCCAAGACCGGCCAAATCATCTTCGGCAACGCCGCCCCCTACCTCAAGGGGCTGTCCATGGAGCTCGGCGGCAAATCCCCCGCCATCGTCTTCGCCGACGCCGACCTCGACGAAGCCATCAACGCCACCATCTTCGGCGTGTTCTCCCTCAACGGTGAACGCTGCACCGCCGGCTCCCGCATCCTCGTCCAGCGCGACATCTACGACGAGTTCGTCGAGCGCTACGCCGCCCAAGCCAAGCGCGTCAAAGTCGGCCTTCCCTCCGACCCCAGCACCGAAGTCGGCGCCCTGGTGCACCCCGAGCACTACGACAAGGTCATGAGCTACGTCGAGATCGGCAAGAGCGAAGGACGCCTCGTGGCCGGCGGCGGCCGCCCCGAAGGTTTCCCCGAGGGCAACTTCGTCGAACCCACCGTCTTCGCCGATGTTTCCCCCGACGCCCGCATCTTCCAGGAAGAAATCTTCGGCCCCGTCGTCGCCATCACCCCCTTCGACACCGACGAGCAGGCCCTCGAGTTGGCCAACAACACCCGCTACGGCCTGGCCGCCTACGTGTGGACCAGCGACCTCAAGCGCGCCCACAACTTCGCCCAAAACATCGACGCCGGCATGGTGTGGCTGAACTCCAACAACGTCCGCGACCTGCGCACCCCCTTCGGCGGCGTGAAGGCCTCCGGCCTGGGACACGAGGGCGGCTACCGCTCCATCGACTTCTACACCGACCAGCAGGCCGTCCACATCACCCTCGGCGAAGTCCACAACCCGGTCTTCGGCAAGCAATAA
- a CDS encoding GntR family transcriptional regulator, whose protein sequence is MPSTNLTGYSKTQLAYQLVKEKITSGEFAPGHRIVLAPLAEMLNTSVVPVREALRQLEAEGLIEHERNVGARVAMVDRSDYLDCMFTIGVLEGAATAAAAPHLSADDLAHAAAINADMGKLLDNFDAAAFTDLNYRFHRALFNKCPNRRLVDLVESDWERLSYLRESTFAFVPNRAAESVTEHHKILTLIEINADHCYIEKVAREHRHGTLNSYLTSIKQHPSHSATGETTP, encoded by the coding sequence ATGCCCAGCACAAACCTGACCGGATACAGCAAAACCCAACTCGCCTACCAACTGGTGAAAGAAAAAATCACCAGCGGCGAATTCGCCCCCGGCCACCGGATCGTGCTGGCACCCCTGGCGGAGATGCTCAACACCTCCGTCGTTCCCGTCCGTGAAGCACTACGCCAACTCGAAGCCGAAGGGCTCATCGAACACGAACGCAACGTCGGCGCCCGCGTCGCCATGGTGGACCGATCCGACTACCTGGACTGCATGTTCACCATCGGAGTCCTCGAAGGAGCAGCCACCGCGGCCGCCGCGCCCCACTTAAGCGCCGACGACCTCGCCCACGCCGCCGCCATCAACGCCGACATGGGAAAACTGCTCGACAACTTCGACGCCGCCGCCTTCACCGACCTCAACTACCGCTTCCACCGGGCACTCTTCAACAAATGCCCCAACCGCAGGCTCGTTGACCTGGTGGAATCCGACTGGGAACGACTCAGCTACCTGCGCGAATCAACCTTCGCTTTCGTCCCCAACCGGGCCGCCGAATCGGTGACCGAACACCACAAAATCCTCACCCTCATCGAAATCAACGCAGACCACTGCTACATCGAAAAAGTCGCCCGGGAACACCGCCACGGCACGCTCAACAGCTACCTGACATCCATCAAACAACACCCCTCACACTCAGCCACAGGAGAAACCACACCATGA